CTTGATTTTTGATGCTGAGGTATATGTAAGTTTGCAGGCAGTAAAAGAGCAGATCACAATTGACACGGTAGATGGTTTCCAAGGTCAGGAGCGTGATCTGATGATGCTATCGCTTACTCGCTCCAATGAAAAAGGAGAGATAGGCTTTCTCTCGGATACGCGTAGAATGAATGTAGCCTTGACCCGTGCCAAGCGAAAACTGGTACTGATTGGTGATAGCAGCACTTTAGCCCAAAACCCATTCTTTGATCACTTACTTCAGTATGTTGAGAAGAACGAAGGGTATAGAAGTGTGTGGGAGTTTTTGACGGATTGAAAGATTTGAAGAATGGAAAATCAGCTAGAAATTCAATTTCTAAGATTTAAAGTATTTGGAAAAAGCATTGTTTTTCCTATTTAAAAAAAAACATTAGTTTCGCCCCAATGTGAGCCCAAAGAATTATTAAAAGGTGTTTAGAAATTTATCAATACTGTTGTTTTTGTTGATTAGTGCATGTTCTCCAAATTCTAAAAATGAGATTAGGGAGAATGAGCCAATTGTGATCTCAATTGACAATTCAGAGACTTTTTTAGAGGAGGATTTTTTCAATTTATTCCAACTTGAAACGGTTTTTGAGTTGAATTCACCAGAAGGTTTTTATGCCGCTGAAGTAACCAAAGCCGTAATAAAAAAGAATAAAATATTTGTTCTCGATGATAAACTAGAGCAGCTGCTACAATTCACGACTAATGGGGAATTTATTAATAGCCTAGTGGATAAGGGTGAGGGGCCTACTGAAATGCCTTCGATTTCAGACTTTGCTTTTGATCATGAAAAGGAAGAGGTTTATGTTATCAGTCCAGGTAATTTTCATATAAAGGTCTTTAAACCTGATGGTACATTCGTCAGAAATTTTAAAATGGAAACCCAAGCAGATCATATAGCCTTGCTCGGCGATAAACCTGTCTTGACGCTTACTTACTTTAATCCATATTACAAGTATTTAAGCATTTTAGAGTATAATGGAGATACGTTGAAGACTGCTTTTCCTTTTCCAAAAGAAACTTTTCCGATTGGTCTTCAATATATATCTGGTAATTTGACGAAATCAAATACAGGCGGTGTCTTGGTGAATGAACCTGCCTCATCAGTTGTTTATAACTTGGATGCTGATATGAATTTGAAGCCTAAATATAAGTTTGCGGCCTCTAGCGATTTTTGGCCAGAAGAAGACCGTCATGAATTGAATGCCTATTTCGAAAAGCTTTCAACAGGTGAACTTTCTTTTTTGTCGAAGTATTATGAGGAAAGTGAATCGTATTTTTTCTTTAACCTTAATGCCAAAAAGAAGGGGGAACGACTCTATGTGGTGGATCCTAGAATTGGGTACTACAACATCGAAACAGGTAAAAGCTATTTGAGTAAGAGTGAAAAGTTTTTGATGGATTTGAAAGGCCCGATAGCTACTGATGGAGACTCTTTTTACACATACATTTCTAAATTGAAACTTGCGGAACTTGTGAATTCTGATGAAAAATGGAAGGTGATTTTGGCTGATTTTCCAGAAATTAATATTTCAGAAAGAGCTGATTATGATACGCCTGTTTTACTGAAGTTTGGGGTGAAATGAGGTGTTTTATTAGGTAAATATTTGATTAGTTTAATACTCTATATTCTTTATTCAGGTGATAAATAGTGTTCAAATAGTGAAATTTCCATTCTGTATTATTTTTTTATGCTATAGTATTCTGATCTTTTCATGTGGAAAATCAGATGCTTTAAGAGGTGCTTCTGAAGCTTCAAATATTAGTATTGAAATTCTAAGTAAGGAATTAGATTTAGGAATTGTAGCGCCTGATCACTTTGGAGGAGGGATAAGAAATACATTTATATTTAAGGATACGTTAGCTTACGTTATTCCCTCAAAGCCGCTGGATATTATTTTTATTGTTGATTTGAAGAATAAAACCTTTATTGATGAGATTCCATTAGATCCTAATTTTATTACTTCTCCATCAGGTGTCCAAGTGATTTCTGAGGATAGTATTTTTGTGAGTGATATGCATTTTCCATTTATTCTCCTGATTAATAGTCAGGGTGAAATAAGGGATTCCTATAATTTATTCCGTGAAAATCTGTGGGAGATGCCCGCGGAGGGATTTGCAAATTTCGGTCTGTATTTTGGTTTTGGAGATACTTTTAGGTACTTACCAGAAAAAAGAAGCTTTTTAGTCCCATTAAGGCAGATTGATCAATGGTTTTTTGTTAATGAGAAAAAAAGTTTCCCTGCTATTGGAGAGTATAATATTGATAAAAAAGAATTTGTCAATTTATTTGGAAAGTATAAAGGAGTGTACGCGTCAGATAGAAATACCCTACTTCCTTTTTATCTAAGCCATCCTACTGTGGAGATAGTAGATGAATATATTTATTTATGCTTTGCTGTAGATCCATATATTTATAAATATGATTTTAAAGGCGATCTAATACAAACTAAAGTTGCTACAATCCCTGAATTTGAACTTGGAGAGCCTTTAGAATACAATATGGAGGATTTTGATGAGCAAGGTTTAAGAGATTATAATAAATCGAATTCATATTTTGGTAATTTCTTTTTTGTGAAGGAGCAAAATTGTTACGTAAGAATATTTTTTGAATGTGTGAAAAATGCTCACGGAAAGTGTTCAAGTAAAAAAGTTCATGCCTTAATTTTTGATAAAGATCTTAATTTATTAGAGGTTAAAACTTTAGAAGAGGAGTATGGTGGTGAGGATTTTACTTTTCAGATAGCATATAAGAACGGGTTTTTGTCTAAACTTGGTAAGTTAAACAATGATGATGAATTTATAATTAATTCCTACTATTCTTTAAATAAATAATCCTTTAATTTTCTTCTCTATGTTTAAGAGGTGCTTAGTTTGTTTGCTTTTGAATTTTCCGATGTTCTACCTTTTCGGCCAAGAATTAGATGCTCGTATTGTACCGGATGTAGATTTATCTATTGAGAATTTATATTATGGAAATGAAAATGAGATTTTGTCTAAACTATTTTGGCTTAACGATGAGGAAACGGTTGCTTTACGATATTTGAATTCTAGACCAAAGGATATTGTCTTAATGGGTGCAAACAACTTGTTGATAGATAGTCTGAGCGTCAATAAGATGTTTCTTTCAAATTATTCATATGGTTCGGAAAAATTTATTTCTATCAATGCATTTATTCGGCAAAGCTCAAATAGCTTTATTCTTGTTCATAATTCAGGAAGTACTTTGGTAGAAACAGTTAATGGGAAGTTCAAAGTCAAAGAGAAAAAGATTAGCCCAGGCAAGCCTAATTTACCGGACTCATTACTCAATGAACATGAGATAATCCATTTAGATCGATTATCAATTGGTTACAAGGTGGATCCAAGCAAATATATCGACTCACCTGATTATTGGGTTTACGATTGGAAGAAAGGCTCTCATGTCATTTATGAAGATTCTAAGTTTGAAGAAGTTTCAAAAAATAGATATTGGAATAAAAAGGCAAATCCTGAATTAACTATTAGTACTTATTCTCATTTTGTTTATTATATCTCAAAAACAAAGGATGGCTTGCTCTTTAATCTCCCTCAGAAAAATCGTTTTGTTTTATACAATACGGAGACTTCTAAGATGCAGGGATATACATTTCCTGATTTGAATAATAAGAAAAATGCGTGGTACACGTTTTATGATTGGGAATTAGATAGATTTTATGCGGTTTATGACGAAGGTAAAAACTACAACATTTACTCGATCGATGAGGAAATGAAGGGTTACTACAAATTAATGACTTCAGAGGCTCAACCTTTGGGAGTTATAGATGGTAAGGTGTACTTCTATGAATTGACAATGAAAAAGAAAAAGTCAGGATTCTATTTTGATCATTATTTAGTTAACCTTTATCCAAAGCTGAAATAGGTTGCGTCAAATCTTCCAATCCTTTTCTAATTCTTCGAAATCGTATTCTTCACTTTATAATGATAGCTCAGTGTACTGAGGATATTTCCGAAAGCATCTGCTGACTTCAGTTGTTCATCGGAGACTTTTTTACCCAGCAGTCGACACAGCAGCAGCCCGTAAACTCCATTCAGGCAGATTTGAATTTCATTTCCTAGATCTTCGCCTTCTGCTTGTAGCACAGCCTCCAGGATAAATGGTTTGGCTGTATTGTACATTTCGAAATACTGCCCATCGCTTTTAAGTAGTTGCCAGTGGATTTG
This genomic window from Algoriphagus sp. TR-M9 contains:
- a CDS encoding 6-bladed beta-propeller, translating into MFRNLSILLFLLISACSPNSKNEIRENEPIVISIDNSETFLEEDFFNLFQLETVFELNSPEGFYAAEVTKAVIKKNKIFVLDDKLEQLLQFTTNGEFINSLVDKGEGPTEMPSISDFAFDHEKEEVYVISPGNFHIKVFKPDGTFVRNFKMETQADHIALLGDKPVLTLTYFNPYYKYLSILEYNGDTLKTAFPFPKETFPIGLQYISGNLTKSNTGGVLVNEPASSVVYNLDADMNLKPKYKFAASSDFWPEEDRHELNAYFEKLSTGELSFLSKYYEESESYFFFNLNAKKKGERLYVVDPRIGYYNIETGKSYLSKSEKFLMDLKGPIATDGDSFYTYISKLKLAELVNSDEKWKVILADFPEINISERADYDTPVLLKFGVK
- a CDS encoding DUF4221 family protein, translated to MKFPFCIIFLCYSILIFSCGKSDALRGASEASNISIEILSKELDLGIVAPDHFGGGIRNTFIFKDTLAYVIPSKPLDIIFIVDLKNKTFIDEIPLDPNFITSPSGVQVISEDSIFVSDMHFPFILLINSQGEIRDSYNLFRENLWEMPAEGFANFGLYFGFGDTFRYLPEKRSFLVPLRQIDQWFFVNEKKSFPAIGEYNIDKKEFVNLFGKYKGVYASDRNTLLPFYLSHPTVEIVDEYIYLCFAVDPYIYKYDFKGDLIQTKVATIPEFELGEPLEYNMEDFDEQGLRDYNKSNSYFGNFFFVKEQNCYVRIFFECVKNAHGKCSSKKVHALIFDKDLNLLEVKTLEEEYGGEDFTFQIAYKNGFLSKLGKLNNDDEFIINSYYSLNK
- a CDS encoding DUF4924 family protein, encoding MQSVAENKKSNNIAEYIIYMYQMEDLIRSYQGNPDEIKTYVVSKYPVSEKEKAEITDWYLDLLEKMKAQDLLEKGHLQELNALVEGLAQIHWQLLKSDGQYFEMYNTAKPFILEAVLQAEGEDLGNEIQICLNGVYGLLLCRLLGKKVSDEQLKSADAFGNILSTLSYHYKVKNTISKN